The Globicephala melas chromosome X, mGloMel1.2, whole genome shotgun sequence genome window below encodes:
- the LOC132594463 gene encoding uncharacterized protein CXorf49 homolog — protein sequence MNGKEQKEARRDRDRDSGHRPSPRFWGHPGRDMSSPDEVYVLRRRVRPKVRERAGVRIAGPAVPPGPDPGPEPGEPRSGKGGGGFPDPEGFQSKREMLEGRGPVLWGREGRPGSPDEHTRDLLDLIDESEAANLQQLTDQDVLGVRRYPSPERSTAFKEATGSTLRLEAGPGGRGAPGQSCGEASTAPAGPLHLGGPEAGRALGNPKRGTKRRLNVAADRQRRSAEGLAWLLSDSEFSDEFSETQLMTVSTYRRGGGQAKPSRPEDPGDTPRHSKFQVRENYRHVTGSSLSSAPRGLSSVVERQGVGEQGISSPKKMQSVLWGKGGSKPSYPGAAAAAAAAASVSAAAPGGLPQVTPRKNGAQEKKSVGEASKLALGGTFRSRGQRISATPVEPATFPPISGIPLPGRPKSYTLVLSGTKQSKHSGAGKKSVVRWARESEAVAGEDKDPNRDPAPKGQLLTHRPGTSCLRMHRRKASSGDVNTRGPQDPGNSEPLALNQGEVMPRGPAPSGDRGPLDHPPRPETQQQPLGTPCCPWCLELKREVDELKEQLAAMQYLADKLQTL from the exons ATGAACGGGAAGGAGCAGAAGGAAG CCCGCCGTGACCGCGACCGCGACTCGGGCCATCGACCGTCGCCCCGGTTCTGGGGCCACCCGGGTCGCGACATGAGCTCCCCGGATGAGGTGTATGTGTTGAGAAGGCGTGTCCGCCCAAAAGTCAGGGAGCGGGCCGGCGTTCGCATAGCCGGCCCCGCAGTCCCGCCGGGGCCCGACCCAGGCCCCGAGCCTGGGGAGCCGCGGAGCGGCAAGGGCGGAGGCGGCTTCCCGGACCCCGAGGGCTTCCAGTCGAAGCGGGAGATGCTGGAAGGGCGAGGGCCGGTGCTGTGGGGCCGCGAAGGCCGACCTGGCTCCCCAGATGAGCACACGAGGGACCTCCTGGACCTGATCGACGAGTCTGAGGCG GCCAACCTGCAGCAGCTGACCGACCAGGACGTGCTGGGCGTCCGCAGGTACCCGTCCCCGGAGAGGTCCACTGCCTTCAAAGAGGCCACTGGGTCGACACTGCGCCTCGAGGCGGGTCCCGGCGGTCGAGGAGCGCCCGGCCAGAGCTGTGGGGAGGCGTCGACGGCTCCAGCCGGCCCTCTCCACCTCGGTGGGCCTGAAGCGGGCCGGGCCTTGGGGAACCCTAAGAGAGGCACTAAGCGTAGGTTGAACGTGGCTGCGGATCGCCAGCGGCGCTCCGCGGAAGGCCTGGCCTGGCTGCTGTCCGACTCCGAGTTCTCAGATGAATTCAGTGAGACACAGCTGATGACGGTGAGCACTTACCGCAGAGGAGGAGGCCAGGCCAAGCCCAGCAGACCCGAGGATCCCGGGGACACTCCCAGACACTCGAAGTTCCAAGTCAGGGAGAATTACCGTCACGTGACAGGCTCTTCCCTGTCCTCGGCTCCGCGAGGACTCTCTTCGGTTGTGGAAAGGCAGGGCGTGGGAGAGCAGGGCATCTCTTCCCCTAAGAAAATGCAGAGCGTGCTGTGGGGCAAGGGGGGCAGCAAGCCCAGCTACCcgggagctgctgctgctgctgctgctgctgcttctgtttcTGCTGCTGCTCCAGGTGGCCTGCCGCAGGTCACTCCTAGGAAGAACGGAGCCCAGGAGAAGAAATCCGTCGGGGAAGCGTCCAAACTTGCCCTGGGGGGAACCTTCCGTTCCCGGGGGCAGCGAATCTCGGCAACTCCCGTGGAACCGGCCACCTTCCCCCCAATCTCTGGTATTCCGCTGCCTGGGAGACCCAAGAGTTATACCTTGGTCCTTTCGGGAACCAAACAGTCCAAGCACAGTGGCGCTGGGAAGAAATCCGTGGTCAGGTGGGCAAGGGAGTCTGAGGCGGTGGCGGGAGAAGATAAGGACCCAAATAGAGACCCAGCCCCAAAGGGCCAA CTGCTCACTCACAGGCCAGGGACATCTTGTCTGCGCATGCATCGTAGAAAAGCCAGCAGTGGCGACGTCAACACCAGAGGCCCCCAAGATCCAGGAAACTCAGAACCCTTGGCCCTGAACCAGGGAGAAGTCATGCCCAGGGGGCCTGCCCCCTCAG GTGACCGGGGGCCACTTGACCATCCCCCAAGACCGGAAACGCAGCAGCAGCCACTGGGAACGCCCTGCTGTCCTTGG TGTCTCGAGCTAAAGAGAGAAGTAGACGAACTTAAGGAGCAACTTG CCGCCATGCAGTACCTGGCTGACAAgttgcagaccctttga